In Phycisphaeraceae bacterium, a single genomic region encodes these proteins:
- a CDS encoding efflux RND transporter permease subunit, whose product MLAKLIAFSLRQSSLVVVFAGLLLVFAGLKIKNMPVDVFPELNAPTVVVMTEAGGLAADEVELNVTFPIETAVNGLPGTRRVRSASATSLSIVWVEFDWGTDIYRARQLVSERLSAVRESLPPGAHAEITPVTSITGEIMLMALSSPDGSVSPLDMRSFAEFDLRNKLLAVPGVAQVVAIGGELPQYQINVNQDQLALYGLTISDVVAAAKGAHSTASAGYVPNWENQELPIRQTARVTSAEDIKNTLVRYHNGAAVTIGQVADVRLGPSPKRGTASDRALPGVVISVQKSPGTNTLNLTEQIDRVLDQAEAAMPKGMVLNRDPFRAARFIERSINGVVKVLIEASIIVAVILILFLLNVRATIVTLTALPLSLAVAILLLWAWGLSINVMTLGGLAVAIGELVDDAIIDVENVLRRLKENDGLPEDERKGLVEVIYNASNEIRSSVVFATIIICMVFVPLLFLQGLEGRFFQPLGIAYIISIMASLIVALTVTPALCKWLFAGAFGKKSKDGHAAGGHGEHDGWLVRKLKRRYEPALRASVRNRGVVLGGAGLLTVASLVLMSTFGTSFLPAFKEGTFTVFLLAPPGTSLVESNRLAVGVEAQFVQIEGVSSVTRRTGRAERDEHAEPVSSSEIEVTMKAGVDQDKVRAAIDRIIANIPGITTMVGQPIEHRLSHVLSGTPAAIAINVYGEDLNVLRSLAKEIESAIKPIPGTRDVAANREILITSLPIRYRPQDLVAAGLSPAAAAEQVQQALYGETVAEVNQGVRRYEMVVRLAESERDRIDQIMDLQLRGAGGAIVRLREVADIGPEKTSNLIARENAQRKAVISTNVADGYNLGQLVAQVQAKVDPIVQKAGYTVHYGGQFEAQQSASRTILIMGAGVAVFMFLLLQLSTGKARVALLVMLNLPLALIGGIVAIFLTESPSIVGNAWALFGLSSSRYIAPVISIASMVGFVTLFGIAVRNGILLVNHYDHLQEREGKSIGDSIIQGSLERLVPILMTALAAMLGLVPLALAKGKPGSELLAPLAIVVLGGLVSSTFLNLFVVPAGYALAFRVKRDALDRSGLLARLLRRSAKKSVPST is encoded by the coding sequence ATGCTCGCGAAGCTCATCGCCTTCTCTCTGCGCCAGTCCTCCCTCGTGGTCGTCTTCGCAGGGCTGCTGCTCGTCTTTGCCGGGCTCAAGATCAAGAACATGCCGGTGGATGTCTTTCCCGAGCTCAACGCACCCACGGTCGTCGTGATGACCGAGGCGGGGGGATTGGCCGCCGACGAGGTGGAACTCAACGTCACCTTCCCGATCGAGACGGCGGTCAACGGTCTGCCGGGTACGCGGCGGGTCCGGAGCGCTTCGGCCACCAGCCTCTCCATCGTGTGGGTCGAGTTTGACTGGGGCACCGATATCTACCGCGCGCGGCAACTGGTCTCCGAGCGATTGTCCGCAGTGCGTGAGTCGCTCCCGCCCGGCGCGCACGCAGAGATCACGCCCGTCACCAGTATTACCGGCGAGATCATGCTCATGGCCCTGTCCAGCCCCGATGGCTCGGTCAGCCCGCTCGACATGCGATCATTCGCCGAGTTCGATCTGCGGAACAAGCTGCTCGCGGTCCCGGGCGTCGCTCAGGTCGTCGCCATCGGCGGTGAACTTCCGCAGTACCAGATCAACGTCAATCAGGACCAACTCGCCCTGTACGGCCTGACCATCTCCGACGTGGTCGCGGCGGCCAAGGGCGCGCACTCCACGGCCAGCGCCGGGTATGTCCCCAACTGGGAGAATCAGGAACTGCCCATCCGCCAGACCGCCCGTGTCACCAGCGCCGAGGACATCAAGAACACGCTGGTGCGCTATCACAACGGCGCGGCGGTGACGATCGGGCAGGTGGCCGACGTGCGGCTCGGCCCCTCGCCCAAGCGGGGAACCGCGTCCGACCGGGCGCTGCCGGGCGTGGTCATCAGCGTTCAGAAGAGCCCGGGAACCAACACCCTCAACCTCACCGAGCAGATCGACCGGGTGCTCGATCAGGCCGAGGCGGCCATGCCCAAGGGCATGGTCCTGAACCGGGACCCCTTCCGGGCCGCGCGGTTCATCGAGCGGTCGATCAACGGCGTGGTCAAGGTCTTGATCGAGGCGAGCATCATCGTGGCGGTCATCCTGATCCTGTTCCTGCTCAACGTACGGGCCACGATCGTGACGCTGACCGCTCTGCCGCTCTCGCTCGCCGTGGCGATCCTGCTGCTGTGGGCGTGGGGCCTCTCGATCAACGTCATGACGCTGGGCGGACTGGCCGTGGCGATCGGCGAACTGGTGGACGACGCCATCATCGACGTGGAGAACGTCCTGCGGCGGCTCAAGGAGAACGACGGGCTGCCCGAGGACGAGCGCAAAGGCCTCGTTGAGGTGATCTACAACGCGAGCAACGAGATCCGATCGTCGGTGGTGTTCGCGACCATCATCATCTGCATGGTCTTCGTGCCGCTCTTGTTCCTGCAGGGGCTTGAAGGCCGGTTCTTTCAGCCTCTGGGCATCGCGTACATCATCTCGATCATGGCCTCGCTGATCGTGGCCCTGACGGTCACGCCCGCGCTGTGCAAGTGGCTCTTCGCCGGCGCGTTCGGCAAGAAGTCTAAAGACGGGCATGCCGCGGGCGGCCACGGCGAGCATGACGGGTGGCTCGTGCGCAAGCTCAAACGCCGCTACGAACCGGCCCTGCGTGCGAGCGTCCGCAATCGCGGCGTGGTGCTTGGGGGCGCGGGGTTGCTCACCGTCGCCTCGCTGGTGCTCATGTCCACTTTCGGCACATCGTTCCTGCCTGCGTTCAAGGAGGGCACATTTACGGTCTTCCTGCTCGCCCCCCCGGGCACATCGCTGGTCGAAAGCAACCGCCTGGCCGTGGGAGTTGAGGCCCAGTTTGTCCAGATCGAGGGCGTGTCGAGCGTCACGCGGCGCACGGGCCGGGCCGAGCGCGATGAGCACGCAGAGCCCGTGAGCAGCTCCGAGATCGAGGTGACGATGAAGGCGGGTGTGGACCAGGACAAGGTCCGCGCCGCGATTGACCGCATCATCGCCAACATCCCCGGCATCACCACGATGGTGGGCCAGCCCATCGAGCACCGGCTCAGTCACGTCTTGTCGGGCACGCCCGCGGCCATCGCGATCAACGTGTACGGTGAAGACCTCAACGTGCTGCGCTCGCTCGCCAAGGAGATCGAGTCGGCGATCAAGCCCATCCCCGGCACGCGAGATGTCGCCGCCAACCGCGAGATCCTGATCACCTCGCTGCCGATCCGTTACCGCCCGCAGGACCTTGTCGCCGCGGGGCTTTCGCCCGCGGCTGCCGCCGAACAGGTTCAGCAGGCGCTCTATGGCGAGACTGTCGCGGAGGTGAATCAGGGCGTGCGGAGGTACGAAATGGTCGTGCGCCTGGCCGAGAGCGAGCGGGACCGAATCGACCAGATCATGGACCTGCAACTGCGCGGCGCGGGCGGAGCCATCGTCCGCTTGCGCGAAGTGGCCGACATCGGGCCGGAGAAGACCAGCAACCTCATCGCCCGTGAGAACGCTCAGCGCAAGGCCGTCATCTCGACCAACGTCGCCGACGGGTACAACCTCGGACAGCTGGTCGCGCAAGTGCAGGCCAAGGTGGACCCGATCGTGCAGAAGGCGGGGTACACCGTCCACTACGGCGGGCAGTTCGAGGCCCAGCAGTCCGCCAGCCGCACGATCCTCATCATGGGGGCGGGCGTGGCCGTGTTCATGTTCCTGCTGCTTCAGCTGTCTACGGGCAAGGCCCGCGTGGCGCTGCTGGTCATGCTCAACCTGCCGCTGGCGCTCATTGGAGGCATCGTCGCGATCTTTCTGACCGAGAGCCCGTCGATCGTGGGCAACGCCTGGGCACTCTTCGGGCTGTCGTCCTCACGCTACATCGCACCGGTTATCTCCATCGCCAGCATGGTGGGCTTCGTGACGCTCTTTGGCATCGCTGTCCGCAACGGCATCTTGCTCGTCAACCACTACGACCATCTCCAGGAGCGCGAAGGCAAGTCGATCGGGGACTCGATCATCCAGGGATCCTTGGAGCGTTTGGTGCCGATTTTGATGACGGCCCTGGCCGCGATGCTCGGCCTAGTGCCCTTGGCGCTCGCCAAGGGCAAGCCCGGCAGCGAACTGCTCGCCCCGCTGGCGATCGTCGTGCTGGGAGGGTTGGTGTCGTCCACGTTCCTCAACCTGTTCGTTGTCCCCGCTGGCTACGCGCTGGCGTTCAGGGTGAAGCGAGATGCGCTGGATCGTTCGGGGCTGCTCGCCCGCCTGCTGCGTCGTTCCGCCAAGAAGTCCGTTCCCTCAACCTGA
- a CDS encoding heavy metal translocating P-type ATPase, which produces MATVKTILAIDQLDCAAEEQVLQKVVSGLPGVARVECNVVTRRMTVTHDAASVAGEALAARVRSVGMTPTIIAAAGAVGETVGANGSQAHAEGAPAGAACGGAACATDAARAGPVDDRRPWWMKHGSFILSGVLAAGCEAAYFAGVEETSWPIIAASVASMLLGGRETFFKGWIALKTFTLNINFLMCVAVIGGAVIGAWPEIALVVFLFAFAELIEKKALDRARDSVRGLMAMAPDEVSIRQPDGSWRTTDAGAVPVGTVVQVKPGERLALDGVVVAGESSVNQAPVTGESVPVDKKIGDKVFAGTINESGALEFKTSGGKDQTTLAKIIRTVQEAQGSRAPTQRFVDNFARVYTPIVCVVAVMVAVVPWLAFNQPFYPWLYKALVLLVIACPCALVISTPVTVVSGLTAAARRGILIKGGVHLENGRKLKVIALDKTGTITEGKPHVMDVQPIGGASKDDVLRIAASLDALSQHPVAIAVVAAWSGERASVEGFKSLTGRGVEGTIAGEPYFVGNHRLAEERKVCSLEVEAVLRHFEVQGKTAVVVASASAVLGVIAVADTPRESSVEAIKSLHDMGIKTLMLSGDNQSTASAIASTVSIDEARGGMLPEDKLAEIERLTKAHGDAIGMVGDGVNDAPALANSTIGFAMGAAGTDTALETADVALMQDDLRGLPEFVALSRRTCAILAQNITLAIGIKVVFFALTLAGCGTMWMAVIADVGASLLVVGNGLRLLGWRRGSAALRGSNSR; this is translated from the coding sequence ATGGCAACCGTCAAGACCATCCTCGCCATTGACCAACTCGACTGCGCCGCCGAGGAGCAGGTGCTCCAGAAGGTCGTGAGCGGGTTGCCGGGGGTGGCGCGGGTGGAGTGCAACGTGGTAACGAGGCGCATGACCGTGACGCACGACGCGGCGAGCGTGGCGGGCGAGGCGCTCGCGGCGAGGGTGCGCTCGGTGGGGATGACGCCGACGATCATCGCGGCTGCCGGTGCGGTCGGTGAGACGGTCGGCGCGAACGGCTCACAAGCGCACGCGGAGGGCGCGCCCGCTGGGGCCGCCTGCGGAGGTGCCGCGTGCGCGACCGATGCCGCGCGGGCGGGGCCGGTCGATGACAGGCGGCCGTGGTGGATGAAACACGGGTCGTTCATCCTCTCGGGAGTGCTCGCGGCGGGGTGCGAAGCGGCGTACTTCGCGGGCGTCGAAGAGACCTCCTGGCCGATCATCGCGGCATCGGTCGCGTCGATGCTACTGGGGGGCCGCGAGACATTCTTCAAGGGCTGGATCGCGCTCAAGACCTTCACGCTCAACATCAACTTCCTCATGTGCGTGGCGGTGATCGGCGGGGCGGTGATCGGCGCGTGGCCGGAGATCGCGCTGGTGGTCTTCCTCTTCGCCTTCGCCGAGCTGATCGAGAAGAAGGCCCTGGACCGCGCCCGCGATTCGGTGCGCGGCCTGATGGCGATGGCCCCTGACGAGGTGAGCATCAGGCAGCCGGATGGTTCGTGGCGCACCACCGACGCGGGCGCGGTGCCCGTCGGCACGGTCGTCCAGGTGAAGCCTGGTGAGCGGCTGGCGCTCGACGGCGTGGTGGTCGCAGGCGAGTCGAGCGTGAACCAGGCCCCGGTCACGGGCGAGTCCGTGCCGGTGGACAAGAAGATCGGCGACAAGGTCTTTGCGGGCACGATCAACGAGTCGGGCGCGCTGGAGTTCAAAACTTCGGGCGGCAAGGACCAAACCACGCTGGCCAAGATCATCCGGACCGTGCAAGAAGCGCAGGGAAGCCGCGCGCCGACGCAACGATTCGTGGACAACTTCGCCCGGGTCTACACGCCGATCGTCTGCGTCGTCGCCGTGATGGTCGCGGTGGTGCCTTGGCTGGCGTTTAACCAGCCGTTCTACCCGTGGCTCTACAAGGCGCTCGTGCTGCTGGTGATCGCGTGCCCGTGCGCCCTGGTGATCTCGACGCCAGTGACGGTGGTGAGCGGCCTGACTGCGGCGGCCCGGCGGGGGATTCTCATCAAGGGCGGCGTACACCTGGAGAACGGCCGCAAGCTAAAGGTCATCGCGCTCGACAAGACGGGGACCATCACCGAGGGCAAGCCACATGTGATGGACGTGCAACCCATCGGCGGTGCGAGTAAGGACGATGTGCTGCGGATCGCCGCGAGCCTGGATGCGCTCTCGCAGCACCCGGTGGCGATTGCGGTTGTCGCCGCGTGGAGCGGCGAGCGGGCGAGCGTCGAGGGGTTCAAGTCGCTCACTGGCCGCGGCGTCGAGGGGACAATCGCGGGCGAACCGTACTTCGTCGGCAATCACCGCCTCGCCGAGGAGCGAAAGGTCTGCTCGCTGGAGGTCGAGGCCGTCCTAAGACACTTCGAGGTGCAGGGCAAGACGGCGGTCGTCGTTGCGTCGGCGAGCGCGGTGCTGGGAGTGATCGCGGTCGCCGACACGCCTCGCGAGAGCAGTGTGGAGGCGATCAAGTCGCTGCACGACATGGGCATCAAGACGCTCATGCTCTCCGGAGACAACCAGTCCACCGCGTCGGCCATCGCCTCGACGGTCAGCATCGACGAGGCCCGGGGCGGGATGCTCCCTGAGGACAAGCTCGCCGAGATCGAGCGCCTCACAAAGGCGCACGGGGACGCGATCGGCATGGTCGGCGACGGCGTGAACGACGCCCCGGCCCTGGCCAATTCCACCATCGGCTTCGCAATGGGCGCGGCGGGGACCGATACCGCACTCGAAACCGCCGACGTGGCCCTCATGCAGGATGACTTGCGCGGCCTGCCCGAGTTTGTCGCACTCTCGCGCCGCACCTGCGCGATCTTGGCCCAGAACATCACGCTCGCCATCGGCATCAAAGTGGTCTTCTTCGCCCTGACCCTGGCCGGATGCGGGACGATGTGGATGGCGGTCATCGCGGACGTTGGAGCGAGCCTCCTGGTCGTCGGGAACGGGCTGCGGCTGTTGGGGTGGCGGAGGGGTTCGGCGGCCTTGCGGGGATCGAACAGCCGCTGA
- a CDS encoding HlyD family efflux transporter periplasmic adaptor subunit: MLLATGGLLAYAARDAIQPRLEVYVAATIPKEGPVSVPPVDSVKATPELAETPANAPLGPVAVQAPGWIEPAPYAVSVPALAEGVVKEVLVLEGERVEAGQVIARLIDDDARLLLRAAEATVAERDTDVARARAALATVESQVEVERTAAAELRDEVTRKRELVPVGGLSEGTFRRMEIRLGGLEAKVATAENMVIETQAALAQAKAAHAAVRVLRDEAALRLARMEVLSPVAGVVLARLVEPGSRISMSGKGGDAGPSGATMGAVLRVYDPAKLQVRVDVPLADAAKVNVGTRATVSTEALADQTFNGVVSRIVHEANIQRNTVQFKVAIDEPSPILKPEMLTRVKLHAPATAAQRSGTSTGGGSGSVHGDRGNMTLLVPTAAVTSTGEGNGQVWVVDISGGSSVARRRDISTAPSADEEFVVVTSGLRLTDRVILDPPPSPAIQDGTRLKVLGERTATAAVPIPTTP, translated from the coding sequence GTGCTGCTCGCGACCGGCGGGCTCCTCGCGTACGCCGCCCGCGATGCGATCCAGCCACGGCTGGAGGTGTATGTCGCTGCGACCATCCCGAAGGAAGGCCCCGTCTCAGTCCCGCCAGTTGACAGCGTGAAGGCAACACCAGAGCTAGCGGAGACGCCTGCCAACGCACCGTTAGGGCCGGTCGCAGTGCAGGCGCCCGGGTGGATCGAGCCCGCGCCCTATGCCGTCAGCGTGCCTGCGCTCGCGGAGGGCGTGGTTAAGGAGGTTCTGGTTCTGGAGGGCGAGCGCGTTGAGGCTGGGCAGGTGATCGCTCGGCTGATCGACGACGATGCCCGACTCTTGCTCCGCGCCGCCGAGGCGACCGTCGCGGAGCGCGACACAGATGTTGCACGCGCTCGCGCGGCGCTCGCGACCGTTGAGTCGCAGGTCGAAGTGGAGAGAACTGCCGCCGCTGAACTGCGCGACGAGGTGACTCGCAAGCGTGAGCTGGTCCCCGTCGGCGGATTGAGCGAGGGTACGTTCCGCCGGATGGAGATCCGCTTGGGCGGGTTGGAGGCCAAGGTCGCCACAGCGGAGAACATGGTGATCGAAACCCAGGCCGCCCTTGCGCAAGCGAAGGCGGCACACGCCGCGGTCCGTGTGCTGCGCGACGAGGCCGCGCTGCGGCTGGCGCGGATGGAGGTTCTTTCGCCCGTCGCCGGCGTGGTGCTCGCCAGGTTGGTCGAGCCGGGTTCGCGGATCAGTATGAGCGGCAAGGGCGGGGACGCGGGGCCAAGCGGGGCCACGATGGGAGCGGTACTGCGCGTCTACGACCCGGCGAAGTTGCAGGTGCGTGTGGACGTACCGCTGGCGGACGCTGCCAAGGTGAACGTCGGCACGCGGGCCACGGTCAGCACCGAAGCATTGGCGGACCAGACATTTAACGGCGTCGTGTCGCGAATCGTGCACGAGGCCAACATCCAGCGGAACACCGTGCAATTTAAGGTTGCGATTGACGAGCCCTCACCCATTCTCAAGCCGGAAATGCTCACCCGCGTCAAACTCCACGCGCCCGCCACCGCCGCGCAGCGATCCGGCACGAGCACAGGGGGCGGTTCAGGCTCTGTTCACGGCGACCGCGGCAACATGACGCTGCTGGTGCCGACCGCTGCAGTTACCTCAACGGGTGAAGGAAATGGCCAAGTCTGGGTGGTGGACATCAGCGGCGGCAGCTCCGTCGCCAGACGGCGAGACATCTCCACCGCACCCTCGGCCGATGAGGAGTTCGTCGTCGTGACCAGCGGGCTCCGCCTCACTGACCGCGTCATCCTCGACCCGCCACCGTCGCCCGCCATTCAAGACGGGACGCGCCTCAAGGTGCTTGGTGAAAGAACTGCCACGGCAGCGGTGCCCATTCCGACCACCCCGTGA
- a CDS encoding ABC transporter ATP-binding protein: MTTNQTNHRTNSSRPPLIQCRRLTKTYKKGDNTITPLQELDLDVPAGDFLALMGPSGSGKTTLLNLIAGIDRPSGGNLIIGGTDISTLSRSKLADWRSVNVGYVFQLYNLVPVLTAYENVELPLLLHRMSAKDRHEKVQTALQLVGIADRHDHYPRQLSGGQEQRVAIARAIVTDPTIIVGDEPTGDLDQESAQAIMDLMVRLCEDLGKTLIIVTHDAKSAAYAKRTLHLEKGRLIESAELAARRAPLVPQET; the protein is encoded by the coding sequence ATGACCACCAACCAGACGAACCATCGAACAAACTCCTCTCGCCCGCCACTCATCCAATGCCGCCGGCTCACCAAGACGTACAAGAAGGGCGACAATACCATCACGCCCTTGCAGGAGCTCGACCTCGACGTTCCCGCGGGCGACTTTCTCGCCCTGATGGGACCCTCGGGCAGCGGCAAGACCACGCTCCTCAACCTCATCGCCGGGATCGACCGTCCCAGCGGGGGCAACCTCATCATTGGCGGCACGGACATCTCCACGCTGTCACGGTCGAAGCTCGCCGATTGGCGGAGCGTGAACGTGGGCTACGTCTTTCAGCTCTACAACCTCGTGCCCGTGCTCACGGCCTATGAGAACGTCGAGCTGCCGCTCCTGCTGCACAGAATGTCTGCCAAAGACCGCCACGAGAAGGTGCAGACCGCGCTGCAACTCGTCGGCATCGCCGATCGGCACGACCACTATCCGCGCCAGCTCTCGGGCGGCCAGGAGCAGCGAGTCGCCATCGCCCGCGCGATCGTGACCGACCCCACCATCATCGTCGGCGACGAGCCCACCGGCGACCTCGATCAGGAGTCGGCGCAGGCGATCATGGACCTCATGGTCCGACTCTGCGAGGACCTGGGCAAGACCCTCATCATCGTGACCCACGACGCGAAGAGTGCGGCGTACGCAAAGAGGACGCTGCACCTCGAAAAGGGCCGCCTCATCGAATCCGCCGAACTCGCCGCCCGCCGTGCACCCCTTGTCCCGCAGGAGACCTGA
- a CDS encoding ABC transporter permease: protein MIAPKFVPVVVKQLWRHRVRSVLTLSGVAIAMFLFIAVQTLQEGVRRSTQTAAGDTRLVVYRENRFCPAASRLPQFYVDRIEKIPGVVSAVPVKIVVNNCRASLDVVTFRGVPREELVGPRGWATKWQLIAGSVAEWEKRSDSALVGETLAARRGFQVGQSFDASGITVTVAGIIRSPEAQDQNVAYVHLDFLQQAAGKGGGLGSVTQFTVRVDDPAKMEQVAEAIDAEFRTEADPTMTSPEKAFVAQAGADIVEIVKFTQWLGWGCLAAVLALVANAIVLSVQDRIKEHAVLQTLGFRSGLIARLIVSEGMLIGALGGAIGTGIALSVVHFGNFSLSQEGLSIGVSASWSVLVWGLIISAGVGIVAGLVPGWRAGRREIASCFRAV, encoded by the coding sequence ATGATCGCGCCCAAGTTCGTTCCTGTCGTCGTCAAGCAGCTCTGGCGGCACCGCGTCCGCAGCGTGCTCACGCTCTCCGGCGTCGCCATCGCCATGTTCCTGTTCATTGCTGTGCAGACGCTGCAGGAAGGCGTGCGCCGCTCGACGCAGACCGCCGCGGGGGACACCAGGCTAGTGGTTTACCGCGAGAACCGCTTCTGCCCCGCCGCCAGCCGTCTGCCGCAGTTCTACGTGGACCGCATCGAGAAGATCCCGGGCGTGGTCAGCGCGGTGCCGGTCAAGATTGTGGTGAACAACTGCCGTGCCTCGCTGGATGTCGTCACGTTCCGGGGCGTGCCCCGCGAGGAACTGGTTGGTCCCAGGGGCTGGGCGACTAAGTGGCAACTGATCGCCGGCTCGGTCGCCGAGTGGGAGAAGCGCTCCGACTCGGCCCTTGTGGGCGAGACACTCGCCGCGCGGCGCGGCTTCCAGGTTGGCCAGTCCTTCGACGCCTCGGGCATCACCGTGACCGTCGCGGGGATCATCCGCTCGCCGGAAGCACAAGACCAGAACGTCGCCTACGTCCATCTTGACTTCCTCCAGCAGGCCGCAGGGAAGGGAGGCGGGCTGGGGAGCGTGACGCAGTTCACCGTCCGCGTCGATGACCCGGCGAAGATGGAGCAGGTGGCTGAGGCGATCGACGCCGAGTTCCGCACTGAGGCCGACCCGACGATGACTAGCCCCGAGAAGGCCTTCGTCGCGCAGGCCGGGGCCGACATCGTGGAGATTGTGAAGTTCACGCAGTGGCTGGGCTGGGGGTGCCTGGCCGCCGTCCTCGCGCTGGTGGCCAACGCCATCGTGCTCAGCGTGCAGGACCGCATCAAGGAGCACGCGGTCTTGCAGACGCTGGGGTTCCGCTCCGGCCTCATCGCCCGTTTGATTGTCAGCGAAGGAATGCTCATCGGCGCGCTCGGGGGCGCGATCGGCACAGGCATCGCCCTGTCGGTGGTCCACTTCGGCAACTTCAGTCTCTCGCAGGAGGGACTGTCGATCGGCGTGAGCGCGTCGTGGTCAGTCTTGGTTTGGGGCCTCATCATCTCGGCGGGCGTGGGCATCGTGGCGGGCTTGGTGCCCGGGTGGCGAGCCGGGCGGCGTGAGATCGCGTCCTGCTTCCGGGCAGTGTGA
- a CDS encoding ABC transporter permease codes for MVVLLILVAGGFVNGMSRALRTTGGEHNVILMGAGSEESVERSEIEAGVPGVLAASVAGVRTRAGVAYVSPEVHVMLPVRVGAAASTTTQSSGVQAAAAQGSSTSSMPRPKGRQVMMRGVTTAAALVHESVSLTEGRWPESGAEEVMVGRMAATVLGVAEIDLQVGKAVMIDGRPWEVVGRFSAPGTVVEAEVWLPLADLMTATKRETISCVVLTLDPYNEETGEGAEFGDIAAFAKTRPDLELVPMTEREYYGKLADFFGPIKIVAWVTAGLIAVGGLFGGLNTMYAAFASRIRELGTLQSIGYRRLAIVWSMIQESTLATAAGGLIACAVGVFMLDGLAVRFSMGAFGLMIDETVIGLGLLTGLALGVVGALPPAIRCLRPTIPVALKAV; via the coding sequence ATGGTCGTCCTGCTCATCCTGGTCGCGGGCGGGTTTGTCAACGGCATGAGCCGCGCGCTGCGGACCACCGGCGGCGAGCACAATGTCATCCTCATGGGCGCGGGGAGCGAGGAGAGCGTCGAGCGCTCCGAGATCGAGGCGGGCGTGCCGGGGGTGCTCGCGGCGAGCGTCGCAGGCGTGCGAACCCGCGCGGGCGTGGCGTATGTCTCGCCCGAGGTGCATGTGATGCTGCCGGTCCGAGTGGGTGCCGCGGCGAGCACCACGACCCAATCAAGCGGCGTGCAGGCCGCTGCCGCTCAGGGCTCGAGCACATCCTCGATGCCCAGGCCGAAGGGACGACAAGTCATGATGCGAGGAGTCACCACCGCCGCGGCCCTCGTCCACGAATCGGTATCGCTCACCGAGGGACGCTGGCCCGAATCCGGAGCCGAAGAAGTCATGGTTGGGCGGATGGCGGCGACTGTGCTTGGGGTTGCCGAGATCGACTTGCAGGTCGGCAAAGCAGTGATGATCGACGGCAGACCGTGGGAAGTCGTCGGGCGCTTCAGCGCGCCGGGGACGGTCGTCGAGGCGGAGGTGTGGCTGCCTCTGGCGGATCTCATGACCGCCACCAAGCGCGAGACCATCTCGTGCGTGGTCCTCACGCTCGATCCCTACAACGAGGAGACGGGCGAGGGGGCCGAGTTCGGCGACATCGCGGCCTTCGCCAAGACGCGGCCCGACCTGGAACTCGTGCCCATGACCGAGCGCGAGTACTACGGCAAACTCGCCGACTTTTTCGGCCCGATCAAAATCGTCGCGTGGGTGACGGCGGGGCTGATCGCCGTGGGCGGGCTCTTCGGCGGGCTGAACACGATGTACGCCGCGTTCGCTTCGCGTATCCGCGAGCTGGGCACGCTCCAATCCATCGGCTACCGACGGCTGGCGATCGTCTGGTCGATGATCCAGGAATCGACGCTGGCGACGGCGGCGGGCGGGCTAATCGCGTGCGCGGTGGGTGTGTTCATGCTCGACGGGCTGGCGGTGCGGTTCTCAATGGGGGCATTTGGGCTGATGATCGATGAGACGGTGATCGGGCTGGGGCTGCTGACAGGCCTAGCCCTGGGCGTCGTGGGCGCGTTGCCCCCGGCGATTCGATGCCTCAGGCCGACGATCCCGGTCGCGCTCAAGGCAGTGTGA
- a CDS encoding phage portal protein, with translation MILRAGFDAAKTTDENRRHWSEADHLSADAAATPEVRRILRARARYEAANNSYAKGIVSTLANDCVGTGPRLQLLTDNPAANTAIEAAFMQWAKAIDLAGKLRTMRMAKAVDGEAFALLTTNPEIQSEVMLDLRLIEADQVTTPSMRLWALSKDSAVDGIEFDEFGNPTFFHVLRAHPGAMFGIPSIDFDRVPSSGMVHVYRVDRPGQSRGIPEITPALPLFAQLRRYTLAVLGAAETAANFAGTLYIEGRGAQHSIGTLHQRRCLLARMHALESDASS, from the coding sequence GTGATCCTTCGCGCCGGATTCGACGCCGCGAAGACGACCGACGAGAACCGCCGTCACTGGTCCGAGGCCGATCATCTCTCCGCCGATGCCGCTGCGACTCCAGAAGTGCGGCGCATCCTGCGCGCTCGTGCTCGCTACGAGGCCGCGAACAACAGCTACGCCAAGGGCATCGTCTCGACGCTCGCGAACGACTGCGTCGGCACCGGCCCGCGTCTTCAACTCCTCACCGACAACCCGGCCGCGAACACCGCGATCGAAGCGGCGTTCATGCAGTGGGCGAAGGCGATCGACCTTGCAGGCAAGCTCCGCACGATGCGGATGGCGAAGGCGGTCGATGGCGAAGCGTTTGCACTCCTGACCACGAATCCCGAGATCCAGAGCGAGGTCATGCTCGACCTGCGGTTGATCGAGGCCGATCAGGTGACGACCCCCTCGATGCGCCTCTGGGCGCTCTCGAAGGACTCTGCTGTCGACGGCATCGAGTTCGATGAGTTCGGCAATCCGACGTTCTTCCACGTGCTCCGCGCGCATCCGGGCGCGATGTTCGGCATCCCATCGATCGACTTCGATCGCGTGCCTTCCTCCGGGATGGTGCATGTCTATCGCGTCGATCGTCCTGGTCAGTCGCGCGGCATCCCTGAGATCACGCCCGCGCTGCCTCTCTTCGCGCAGCTCCGTCGCTACACGCTCGCGGTGCTCGGCGCCGCTGAGACCGCCGCCAACTTCGCGGGCACTCTCTACATCGAGGGTCGAGGCGCCCAGCACTCTATAGGTACACTACACCAGAGGCGCTGCTTGCTCGCCCGCATGCACGCCTTGGAGAGCGATGCTTCATCGTAG